The following proteins come from a genomic window of Neptunomonas concharum:
- a CDS encoding C39 family peptidase — MGRLFILLLAFFSPITEAEIKNKVQLDVPVVKQGKSLCGPATIEMLFRYWGVSKYDQYDIAKSMLVQFPNSKRYKNSGIFKTPIDWSKYPGTGTINMREFLKRFGETKNIMLEREPLSKRQKVVKRNEMFQRVKQYVSDGVPVIVHQYWRLPKSRGHYRIVTGYDERKKIVYLNDADSSKKVTQTYDEFLQLWNFDQRWLHYNAIAFNLKRDQLDVQL; from the coding sequence GTGGGCAGGCTTTTTATATTGTTGTTGGCTTTTTTTAGTCCAATTACTGAGGCAGAAATTAAGAATAAGGTGCAACTAGATGTGCCAGTGGTGAAACAAGGTAAATCGCTTTGTGGTCCGGCTACGATAGAGATGCTATTTAGATACTGGGGGGTTAGTAAGTATGATCAGTATGATATAGCGAAGTCGATGTTGGTACAATTTCCTAACTCCAAAAGATATAAAAATTCTGGTATTTTTAAAACCCCTATTGATTGGAGTAAGTATCCGGGTACTGGGACAATTAATATGCGTGAGTTTCTTAAAAGGTTTGGTGAAACAAAAAACATAATGTTGGAGCGCGAGCCGCTAAGTAAAAGGCAGAAGGTGGTTAAACGAAACGAGATGTTCCAGAGGGTAAAGCAATATGTTTCGGACGGTGTACCAGTTATTGTGCATCAATACTGGAGATTACCTAAATCAAGAGGTCATTACCGTATAGTCACTGGATACGATGAACGTAAAAAAATTGTGTACCTAAATGACGCTGATTCAAGTAAGAAGGTAACACAGACTTATGACGAGTTTTTGCAGTTGTGGAACTTTGATCAAAGATGGCTTCACTACAATGCTATAGCATTTAACTTGAAACGTGATCAGTTGGACGTGCAACTATAG
- a CDS encoding sulfotransferase → MSFLQGSQDRWPLPKFDENDQPHFLFIITPPYSGSTALAELLNTSHRTMILQSRGEGQWLIPGLCEADRWDPKKEVNYLSIKATWLNVYQQVKRLTQNIDVVIEKSPPNMMRLDKLSSQFRDCSFIANNRDPYANCASILYRHHDADNLSLHERKGVLSGLVKAWVMRSNKIQELVLSRNIPLLTYESFCRQPSAIIDMLKIPKEISDSINPDANVRVKDYKLQPISNQNERQILKLSSEEVEYISEQLSSNRELLKFFGYRLLR, encoded by the coding sequence ATGAGCTTTTTACAAGGAAGCCAGGACCGATGGCCTTTGCCAAAATTTGATGAAAATGATCAACCTCATTTTTTATTTATTATTACTCCCCCTTACTCTGGTTCAACAGCGTTAGCCGAGCTGTTAAATACAAGTCATAGAACAATGATTCTTCAGTCGAGAGGGGAGGGGCAGTGGCTTATTCCAGGGTTGTGTGAGGCAGATAGGTGGGATCCTAAAAAGGAGGTAAACTATTTGTCTATAAAAGCAACGTGGTTAAATGTGTATCAGCAGGTCAAGCGGTTAACTCAAAATATTGATGTGGTTATAGAGAAAAGCCCGCCAAATATGATGAGGCTTGACAAGCTTTCATCTCAGTTCCGTGATTGTTCTTTTATCGCTAACAATCGTGACCCATACGCGAATTGCGCAAGTATTCTATACCGTCATCATGATGCAGATAATTTGAGTTTACACGAGAGGAAAGGTGTATTAAGTGGGTTGGTAAAAGCTTGGGTAATGAGAAGTAATAAAATTCAAGAACTAGTCTTAAGCCGCAATATTCCCCTTTTAACGTATGAATCATTTTGCCGGCAGCCGTCAGCTATAATTGATATGTTGAAAATACCAAAGGAAATTTCTGATTCTATTAACCCTGACGCTAATGTAAGAGTAAAAGATTATAAGCTTCAACCTATATCCAATCAAAATGAACGGCAAATCTTGAAGCTATCTAGTGAGGAAGTAGAATATATTAGCGAGCAGTTGAGTTCTAATAGAGAACTACTCAAATTCTTCGGCTACCGGCTATTACGATAA